Proteins found in one Limibacillus sp. genomic segment:
- the leuD gene encoding 3-isopropylmalate dehydratase small subunit → MQKFDKLTGTAAPLPITNIDTDMIIPKQYLKTIKRTGLSAGLFHELRTDENGNPKDFVLDKEPWTQAQILVAGDNFGCGSSREHAPWALLDAGIRCVISTSFADIFYNNCFKNGILPIVVTPEQRKALMADANQGASLKIDLEAQTITRPSGEAVKFEIEPFRKHCLLNGLDDIGLTLARGDVIDSYEEKRQSAQPWLDGAGARA, encoded by the coding sequence ATGCAGAAATTCGACAAGTTGACGGGGACGGCGGCGCCTCTGCCGATCACCAACATCGACACCGACATGATCATCCCCAAGCAGTACCTGAAGACCATCAAGCGCACCGGCTTGAGCGCGGGGCTGTTCCATGAGCTGCGCACGGATGAGAACGGCAACCCCAAGGACTTCGTCCTGGACAAGGAGCCCTGGACGCAGGCCCAGATCCTGGTGGCGGGCGACAACTTCGGCTGCGGCTCCTCGCGCGAGCATGCGCCCTGGGCGCTCTTGGACGCGGGCATCCGCTGCGTGATCTCCACCTCCTTCGCCGACATCTTCTACAACAACTGCTTTAAGAACGGCATCCTGCCCATCGTGGTGACGCCGGAACAGAGGAAGGCGCTGATGGCCGACGCCAACCAGGGCGCTAGCCTGAAGATCGATCTGGAGGCGCAGACCATCACGCGTCCCTCCGGCGAGGCGGTGAAGTTCGAGATCGAGCCCTTCCGCAAGCACTGCCTCTTGAACGGTCTGGACGACATCGGCCTGACACTCGCGCGCGGGGACGTCATCGACTCCTATGAGGAGAAGCGCCAGTCGGCCCAGCCCTGGCTGGACGGCGCAGGGGCGCGGGCCTGA